One genomic region from Gadus morhua chromosome 9, gadMor3.0, whole genome shotgun sequence encodes:
- the agbl2 gene encoding cytosolic carboxypeptidase 2 isoform X2: MEMMKEKYILNTNGDDYERFVFHRLQNFASRDDSSQSSLLASRQWRDYPVENPEKKQSISEDLKQDSLWMKQWSAQISQAFRTRQLLVDFDDGRPKFKLREPQDLFSFPSSGYPFQGVRWPMESEVIDGIIQHIDWDPPQPEPFYHPTGLERAPVLVGEEGGILVYCIDLATKKPYFTCSRVGGSRGPIKSGRACTMCLKDPPLEFESRFESGNLQKAIQVGAYNYELTLRPDMYTSKHTQWFYFRVRGMKAGVSYRFTIVNLMKGHSLYSQGMRPLLYSQRAAEEQGMGWHRIGSNIKYYRHYPQTSLENPSSEGPALHSLTWTCQFPYDADTCYLAHCYPYTYSRLQRYLSRLTSDPGTAAYCKLRVLCHSLGGNPVHVLTITSPERCRGPEGTRAKRAVVVTARVHPGETNGSWMMEGLLDFLLGDSDDARLLRDTFVFKVVPMLNPDGVVVGNYRCSLAGRDLNRNYRTMLKNAFPTVWHTRNMVKRLTAQTDVVLYCDFHGHSRKNNVFMYGCNDRDDPSLQLNERVFPLMMSKNAKDMFSFRSCKFRVQKSKEGTGRVVMWRLGVRNSYTMESTFGGSTLGGRSGTHFTTQDLKYFGYCLCDTLLDYCDPDTTKTALCLAEMTSLLRQRASKRSGQDSNAIISVYDLESSTSGSDSSESDGLPLHLLKQGTMAKKHRLTRRERNKLRQDTVMKNTQAQMPTPLPDAMVKERSPEKTLVSQKRKEKGSVVKSVGTSVSPPRPSSNAREIGHVTLWQGREPVKHESVEARRTHSYMHPRTRTCHTEPHTEGQRERHVCTTKLLYLSAMLPSRSALTEDERQTQQRSLLSSLYLKGLRSRQQAPRAPTTYRPHSGIQFKVVPEILSVRGNEPWVSQHNRVSVQNLPAEDHSSFISPSTNITYSPPYNHRVFPSKATLTAANGVRAGGLSEQRPGEPH; encoded by the exons ATGGAAATGATGAAGGAGAAATACATTCTG AACACGAACGGAGACGATTACGAAAGATTTGTTTTCCATCGTCTTCAAAACTTTGCCA GCAGAGATGACAGCTCTCAGAGCAGTTTGTTGGCCAGCAGGCAATGGAGAGATTACCCTGTGGAAAACCCTGAAAAAAAGCAGTCCATCTCAGAAGATCTTAAACAGGATTCACTATGGATGAAACAAT GGTCCGCTCAAATAAGCCAGGCTTTTCGAACCAGACAGCTGCTGGTTGACTTTGATGACGGCCGACCAAAATTCAAACTCCGAGAGCCTCAGGACCTgttctccttcccttcctccggGTACCCGTTTCAGGGGGTCCGCTGGCCAATGGAGAGTGAGGTCATTGATGGCATCATCCAGCACATCG ACtgggaccccccccagcccgaGCCCTTCTACCACCCCACGGGCCTGGAGCGAGCTCCGGTCctagtgggggaggagggggggatctTGGTGTACTGCATTGACCTTG CCACTAAGAAGCCGTATTTCACATGCTCTCGTGTTGGGGGAAGCCGTGGCCCAATCAAGAGTGGAAGGGCCTGCACCATGTGTCTGAAGGATCCGCCCCTCGAGTTTGAGTCGCGCTTTGAGAGTGGAAACCTGCAGAAGGCCATTCAAGT gggTGCCTATAATTATGAGCTCACTCTGCGCCCAGACATGTACACCAGCAAGCACACCCAGTGGTTTTACTTCAGGGTCAGGGGCATGAAGGCCGGGGTCAGCTACCGCTTCACCATAGTGAACCTGATGAAGGGCCACAGCCTGTACTCCCAGGGGATGAGACCTCTGCTGTACTCCCAGAGAGCTGCTGAGGAGCAGGGGATGGGCTGGCATCGCATTGGATCCAACATCAAGTACTACCGCCACTACCCTCAG ACAAGCTTGGAGAACCCCAGCAGCGAAGGCCCCGCCCTGCACTCGCTCACCTGGACCTGCCAGTTCCCGTACGACGCCGACACGTGCTACCTGGCCCACTGCTACCCCTACACCTACTCCCGCCTGCAGCGATACCTGAGCCGCCTCACCTCCGACCCCGGAACCGCTGCCTACTGCAAGCTCCGCGTGCTGTGCCACAGTCTGGGCGGGAACCCCGTGCACGTGCTGACCATCACTTCCCCGGAGCGGTGCCGAGGCCCCGAGGGCACGAGGGCCAAAAGAGCCGTGGTGGTGACGGCCCGGGTCCACCCCGGGGAGACCAACGGCTCCTGGATGATGGAGGGCTTGCTGGACTTCCTGTTGGGCGACTCGGACGACGCCCGTCTGCTCAGGGACACGTTTGTTTTCAAG GTGGTGCCCATGCTTAACCCCGACGGCGTGGTGGTCGGGAATTACCGCTGCTCTCTGGCCGGCAGGGACCTCAACAGGAACTACAGGACAATGCTGAAGAACGCATTCCCCACGGTGTGGCACACGCGCAACATGGTGAAAAG GTTGACCGCGCAGACGGACGTGGTTCTTTACTGTGACTTCCATGGCCACAGTCGTAAAAACAACGTGTTCATGTACGGCTGTAACGACCGGGACGACCCCTCTCTGCAGCTGAACGAGAGAGTCTTCCCACTAATGATGAGCAAAAACGCCAAAGACATG TTCTCATTCAGGAGCTGCAAGTTCCGGGTGCAGAAGAGCAAAGAAGGGACGGGGCGGGTCGTCATGTGGCGGCTGGGCGTCAGAAACAGTTATACCATGGAGTCTACTTTCGGAGGCTCAACTCTGG GAGGCCGGAGCGGGACCCACTTCACCACACAGGACCTGAAGTATTTTGGCTACTGCCTTTGTGACACCCTGCTGGACTACTGTGACCCGGATACCACCAAG aCTGCGTTGTGTCTGGCTGAGATGACATCGTTGCTCAGGCAGAGGGCCAGCAAGCGGTCAGGCCAAGATTCCAACGCCATCATCTCTGTCTACGACCTGGAATCCAG CACCAGTGGCTCAGATAGCTCAGAATCTGATGGACTGCCGCTACATTTACTGAAGCAAGGCACTATG GCTAAGAAACACCGGCTGACCCGCCGAGAGAGGAACAAACTGCGACAGGATACCGTCATGAAGAACACACAGGCCCAG ATGCCAACTCCACTTCCTGATGCCATGGTGAAGGAAAGGAGCCCGGAGAAGACTTTGGTGtcacaaaaaaggaaagagaAG GGTTCTGTTGTGAAGTCCGTTGGCACGTCTGTGTCCCCTCCACGGCCATCCAGTAACGCACGGGAGATCGGTCACGTGACCCTGTGGCAGGGCAGAGAGCCAGTCAAG caCGAAAGTGTGGAGGCTCGGAGGACACATTCATACATGCATCCCAGGACCAGGACCTGTCATACAGAGCCTCATACAG AGGGCCAAAGAGAAAGACACGTGTGTACAACTAAGCTGCTCTACCTGAGTGCCATGCTGCCCTCGCGGTCAGCCCTCACCGAGGATGAGCGGCAGACACAGCAGCGGTCCCTGCTGTCGTCGCTGTACCTGAAAGGCCTACGAA GCAGGCAGCAGGCTCCTCGTGCACCGACTACCTACAG gCCTCACTCTGGCATCCAGTTCAAGGTGGTTCCAGAAATACTGTCCGTCAGAGGCAACGAGCCGTGGGTCTCCCAGCACAACAGGGTGTCGGTGCAGAACCTGCCAGCTGAGGATCACTCATCCTTCATCTCCCCTTCGACAAATATCACCTATTCTCCCCCATACAATCACAGAGTCTTTCCCTCAAAAG CCACCCTAACGGCGGCCAATGGGGTACGGGCCGGTGGGCTTAGTGAACAGAGACCGGGAGAGCCTCACTAG
- the agbl2 gene encoding cytosolic carboxypeptidase 2 isoform X1, translated as MEMMKEKYILNTNGDDYERFVFHRLQNFASEFRNLQHPQAHIAVYPPLHLSREAMKYKIGLGRDDSSQSSLLASRQWRDYPVENPEKKQSISEDLKQDSLWMKQWSAQISQAFRTRQLLVDFDDGRPKFKLREPQDLFSFPSSGYPFQGVRWPMESEVIDGIIQHIDWDPPQPEPFYHPTGLERAPVLVGEEGGILVYCIDLATKKPYFTCSRVGGSRGPIKSGRACTMCLKDPPLEFESRFESGNLQKAIQVGAYNYELTLRPDMYTSKHTQWFYFRVRGMKAGVSYRFTIVNLMKGHSLYSQGMRPLLYSQRAAEEQGMGWHRIGSNIKYYRHYPQTSLENPSSEGPALHSLTWTCQFPYDADTCYLAHCYPYTYSRLQRYLSRLTSDPGTAAYCKLRVLCHSLGGNPVHVLTITSPERCRGPEGTRAKRAVVVTARVHPGETNGSWMMEGLLDFLLGDSDDARLLRDTFVFKVVPMLNPDGVVVGNYRCSLAGRDLNRNYRTMLKNAFPTVWHTRNMVKRLTAQTDVVLYCDFHGHSRKNNVFMYGCNDRDDPSLQLNERVFPLMMSKNAKDMFSFRSCKFRVQKSKEGTGRVVMWRLGVRNSYTMESTFGGSTLGGRSGTHFTTQDLKYFGYCLCDTLLDYCDPDTTKTALCLAEMTSLLRQRASKRSGQDSNAIISVYDLESSTSGSDSSESDGLPLHLLKQGTMAKKHRLTRRERNKLRQDTVMKNTQAQMPTPLPDAMVKERSPEKTLVSQKRKEKGSVVKSVGTSVSPPRPSSNAREIGHVTLWQGREPVKHESVEARRTHSYMHPRTRTCHTEPHTEGQRERHVCTTKLLYLSAMLPSRSALTEDERQTQQRSLLSSLYLKGLRSRQQAPRAPTTYRPHSGIQFKVVPEILSVRGNEPWVSQHNRVSVQNLPAEDHSSFISPSTNITYSPPYNHRVFPSKATLTAANGVRAGGLSEQRPGEPH; from the exons ATGGAAATGATGAAGGAGAAATACATTCTG AACACGAACGGAGACGATTACGAAAGATTTGTTTTCCATCGTCTTCAAAACTTTGCCAGTGAGTTTAGAAACCTCCAGCATCCACAGGCACACATAGCTGTTTATCCACCTCTACATCTCAGCCGTGAAGCAATGAAATACAAAATAGGGTTGG GCAGAGATGACAGCTCTCAGAGCAGTTTGTTGGCCAGCAGGCAATGGAGAGATTACCCTGTGGAAAACCCTGAAAAAAAGCAGTCCATCTCAGAAGATCTTAAACAGGATTCACTATGGATGAAACAAT GGTCCGCTCAAATAAGCCAGGCTTTTCGAACCAGACAGCTGCTGGTTGACTTTGATGACGGCCGACCAAAATTCAAACTCCGAGAGCCTCAGGACCTgttctccttcccttcctccggGTACCCGTTTCAGGGGGTCCGCTGGCCAATGGAGAGTGAGGTCATTGATGGCATCATCCAGCACATCG ACtgggaccccccccagcccgaGCCCTTCTACCACCCCACGGGCCTGGAGCGAGCTCCGGTCctagtgggggaggagggggggatctTGGTGTACTGCATTGACCTTG CCACTAAGAAGCCGTATTTCACATGCTCTCGTGTTGGGGGAAGCCGTGGCCCAATCAAGAGTGGAAGGGCCTGCACCATGTGTCTGAAGGATCCGCCCCTCGAGTTTGAGTCGCGCTTTGAGAGTGGAAACCTGCAGAAGGCCATTCAAGT gggTGCCTATAATTATGAGCTCACTCTGCGCCCAGACATGTACACCAGCAAGCACACCCAGTGGTTTTACTTCAGGGTCAGGGGCATGAAGGCCGGGGTCAGCTACCGCTTCACCATAGTGAACCTGATGAAGGGCCACAGCCTGTACTCCCAGGGGATGAGACCTCTGCTGTACTCCCAGAGAGCTGCTGAGGAGCAGGGGATGGGCTGGCATCGCATTGGATCCAACATCAAGTACTACCGCCACTACCCTCAG ACAAGCTTGGAGAACCCCAGCAGCGAAGGCCCCGCCCTGCACTCGCTCACCTGGACCTGCCAGTTCCCGTACGACGCCGACACGTGCTACCTGGCCCACTGCTACCCCTACACCTACTCCCGCCTGCAGCGATACCTGAGCCGCCTCACCTCCGACCCCGGAACCGCTGCCTACTGCAAGCTCCGCGTGCTGTGCCACAGTCTGGGCGGGAACCCCGTGCACGTGCTGACCATCACTTCCCCGGAGCGGTGCCGAGGCCCCGAGGGCACGAGGGCCAAAAGAGCCGTGGTGGTGACGGCCCGGGTCCACCCCGGGGAGACCAACGGCTCCTGGATGATGGAGGGCTTGCTGGACTTCCTGTTGGGCGACTCGGACGACGCCCGTCTGCTCAGGGACACGTTTGTTTTCAAG GTGGTGCCCATGCTTAACCCCGACGGCGTGGTGGTCGGGAATTACCGCTGCTCTCTGGCCGGCAGGGACCTCAACAGGAACTACAGGACAATGCTGAAGAACGCATTCCCCACGGTGTGGCACACGCGCAACATGGTGAAAAG GTTGACCGCGCAGACGGACGTGGTTCTTTACTGTGACTTCCATGGCCACAGTCGTAAAAACAACGTGTTCATGTACGGCTGTAACGACCGGGACGACCCCTCTCTGCAGCTGAACGAGAGAGTCTTCCCACTAATGATGAGCAAAAACGCCAAAGACATG TTCTCATTCAGGAGCTGCAAGTTCCGGGTGCAGAAGAGCAAAGAAGGGACGGGGCGGGTCGTCATGTGGCGGCTGGGCGTCAGAAACAGTTATACCATGGAGTCTACTTTCGGAGGCTCAACTCTGG GAGGCCGGAGCGGGACCCACTTCACCACACAGGACCTGAAGTATTTTGGCTACTGCCTTTGTGACACCCTGCTGGACTACTGTGACCCGGATACCACCAAG aCTGCGTTGTGTCTGGCTGAGATGACATCGTTGCTCAGGCAGAGGGCCAGCAAGCGGTCAGGCCAAGATTCCAACGCCATCATCTCTGTCTACGACCTGGAATCCAG CACCAGTGGCTCAGATAGCTCAGAATCTGATGGACTGCCGCTACATTTACTGAAGCAAGGCACTATG GCTAAGAAACACCGGCTGACCCGCCGAGAGAGGAACAAACTGCGACAGGATACCGTCATGAAGAACACACAGGCCCAG ATGCCAACTCCACTTCCTGATGCCATGGTGAAGGAAAGGAGCCCGGAGAAGACTTTGGTGtcacaaaaaaggaaagagaAG GGTTCTGTTGTGAAGTCCGTTGGCACGTCTGTGTCCCCTCCACGGCCATCCAGTAACGCACGGGAGATCGGTCACGTGACCCTGTGGCAGGGCAGAGAGCCAGTCAAG caCGAAAGTGTGGAGGCTCGGAGGACACATTCATACATGCATCCCAGGACCAGGACCTGTCATACAGAGCCTCATACAG AGGGCCAAAGAGAAAGACACGTGTGTACAACTAAGCTGCTCTACCTGAGTGCCATGCTGCCCTCGCGGTCAGCCCTCACCGAGGATGAGCGGCAGACACAGCAGCGGTCCCTGCTGTCGTCGCTGTACCTGAAAGGCCTACGAA GCAGGCAGCAGGCTCCTCGTGCACCGACTACCTACAG gCCTCACTCTGGCATCCAGTTCAAGGTGGTTCCAGAAATACTGTCCGTCAGAGGCAACGAGCCGTGGGTCTCCCAGCACAACAGGGTGTCGGTGCAGAACCTGCCAGCTGAGGATCACTCATCCTTCATCTCCCCTTCGACAAATATCACCTATTCTCCCCCATACAATCACAGAGTCTTTCCCTCAAAAG CCACCCTAACGGCGGCCAATGGGGTACGGGCCGGTGGGCTTAGTGAACAGAGACCGGGAGAGCCTCACTAG